From the genome of Treponema denticola:
CAAACAAATTAAGAGCATCTTGTTTTGCCGAAAAAGAAGATATTTGATTTGAGAGGCCTCTCTTTGTGTTTAAGATTTCATGCTCGGCTTCCAGACAGAGCGAGGCTATAGCTTTAAAGTTCTCTTTAAGTTTAAATAGAGATATGAGGCCCGTACAAAAGCCCGCTTCAAAGGCCGGTAAAGAGGTCTGCCCTGTTTTAAAGCGTAACTTATCGAAGACCATTATATCAAACCCGCTTAAAGGATTTTCAAAATGCTTATTAATTTTTTGTATCGTTAAAAGAATAATATTGAATATGGAACTTGCAAAACCTTCTTTCCTGCTGTCCGGATTTTGATTTTTTCCGGCTTGTCCGCTTATAAGGCCTTCAAACTTTTTATTTAAAACCAAATCCGTCAAAGAAATTTTATCCGAGTTATTTTTTTTAATAAAAAAATAAATAGATTTATCGCAGCATAAATTTAAAACATTTCCGCCGTTATAATCCAGCTCTTCGCCCATGAGGGTCAAACTAAGAGGAGAGGCTATTAAAATTCCTTCTTCCGGCGAAGCGCCATAAACCTCATCAAAAAGGTTTTTAAGTTCAACTTTTAATTCACCTTCGCCCATGTTTTCCAAATTCTTTATATCCGCATTAAAGTTCATACAACACCTCTATTCATTATCGGCAGGCAGCTTATTAAAACAAAAGCCATTGTCTTTTTTTAAAAAAAATATTATTCTCGTATACATGGCAAACCCCAAACTTTTTAGAACAATCGACAGGGCTGTTTTTGATTATAAAATGATAGAAGAAGGAGACCGAGTTTTACTTGCTGCTTCAGGCGGAAAGGATTCTACGGCCTTAGCCGAGTATTTTTCAATGCGCTTAAAACGCCCCTCGCCTAGATTTCAAGTTCATGCTATGCACATTGCAACCGACATAGCACCTCCCCTTTCTCCTGATTTAATAAAAATGTTTGAAAACTGGAATATTCCGCTCACAATAAAAACCGTTTCCGTTTTAGGAAGATTAAAACCTAATGAAAAGATGAATTGCTGGTGGTGTTCAACCCAAAGGCGTACCGAGCTAAATAAGTTTGCCATGGAGGAAGGTTTTAATAAGATAGCCTTGGGACATCACTTGGATGATATTTTGGAAACTCTTTTGATGAATTCCTTAGAAAAGGGAATATTGTCTACAATGCCCCCTGTCTTAAAATTCGAAAAATATCCCGTTACGATGATAAGGCCTCTCTGCCTTGCAGACCTCCCCATGATTATCCGCCATTCAGAGCAGGCCGGTTATATATGTTCTACCTGCACCTGCAACTTTCAAGAAAACTCTGCCCGCAAAACAGCCCGCTCAAGACTCGACCGCCTGACAGGCGGCTCCTACAAGCTCAAGATAAATCTTTTTAATTCTCTAAAGAATATCTTGCCTGAATATCTGCCGTGAAATAATTTACACTTGTAAAAATATCCCGCTTGAAATTTATACATAAATCTTATAGTATGCCTTTTATGAAATTTGAACCTATAAAAACGGGCAGGCTGCGATTATGACAATATAGCTTCCAGAAAATTACTGGAAAAGGCCGGACTCAAAATGGAAGGACATTTTCGCAAGTCTAAATATGACGGCGGAAAATGGGTTGATACTTGTTATTATGCGGTTTTAAAGGATGATTTATAAAATATTTTTTGCATAAAATTTCTATTTACAAAATAAAAATTCTATCCGATAATTAATATATGCAAAAA
Proteins encoded in this window:
- a CDS encoding galactokinase translates to MNFNADIKNLENMGEGELKVELKNLFDEVYGASPEEGILIASPLSLTLMGEELDYNGGNVLNLCCDKSIYFFIKKNNSDKISLTDLVLNKKFEGLISGQAGKNQNPDSRKEGFASSIFNIILLTIQKINKHFENPLSGFDIMVFDKLRFKTGQTSLPAFEAGFCTGLISLFKLKENFKAIASLCLEAEHEILNTKRGLSNQISSFSAKQDALNLFDSRDLSFLSLPLNLSEYGIVIIGTRSNSEAYRASSNIRYMECEEGLRILKNKLDLDHLCEITEADYTYYQPSFLDKTIMRRVKHCITENARTSKAVIALEKGDMDLLGKLLCESHISMRDDFELMSTEQNILFETAIIQRGCRGAKLVGNTEGCYILALVKKDALDEFYLEVHKRYFEKTGDSPEFFEFKSAAGVRIL
- a CDS encoding tRNA 2-thiocytidine biosynthesis TtcA family protein, with translation MANPKLFRTIDRAVFDYKMIEEGDRVLLAASGGKDSTALAEYFSMRLKRPSPRFQVHAMHIATDIAPPLSPDLIKMFENWNIPLTIKTVSVLGRLKPNEKMNCWWCSTQRRTELNKFAMEEGFNKIALGHHLDDILETLLMNSLEKGILSTMPPVLKFEKYPVTMIRPLCLADLPMIIRHSEQAGYICSTCTCNFQENSARKTARSRLDRLTGGSYKLKINLFNSLKNILPEYLP